One Mucilaginibacter ginkgonis genomic region harbors:
- the hpt gene encoding hypoxanthine phosphoribosyltransferase produces the protein MKVKVADLEFETLITQLEIQNRIEALGRELSRDYNGKSPLFLGVLNGSFIFMADLLRAVDIPCEVTFTKLASYFGGTTTTRNVRSDIELAVDIRDRHVIVAEDIIDSGNTLAYLVERLKVLKPASIKVCTLLSKPDAIEIQIPELAYTGFEIANEFVVGYGLDYKEQGRNLKEIYRLVGE, from the coding sequence ATGAAAGTAAAGGTAGCCGACCTGGAGTTTGAAACGCTGATCACCCAATTAGAAATACAAAACCGTATAGAGGCTTTGGGCCGCGAATTGAGCCGCGACTATAATGGTAAAAGCCCGTTATTCTTAGGCGTGCTTAATGGGAGCTTTATATTTATGGCAGATTTGCTGCGTGCTGTGGATATCCCTTGTGAAGTTACGTTTACCAAACTCGCTTCTTACTTTGGCGGCACCACTACAACCCGGAACGTGCGCAGCGATATTGAACTGGCCGTAGATATTCGCGACCGGCACGTCATTGTTGCAGAAGACATTATCGACTCGGGCAATACTTTGGCTTACCTGGTAGAGCGGCTAAAAGTTTTAAAACCGGCATCCATCAAAGTTTGCACTTTATTGTCCAAACCCGATGCTATCGAAATACAAATACCTGAATTGGCCTACACCGGATTCGAGATAGCCAATGAATTTGTGGTTGGTTACGGCCTGGACTATAAAGAGCAAGGGCGAAATTTAAAGGAAATCTACAGGTTGGTTGGGGAATAG
- a CDS encoding beta-ketoacyl-[acyl-carrier-protein] synthase family protein, with translation MAKHVYLVADNIFSPLGDTTAVNFVSIRKGISGVQVHDRPDLSDVQLAASLFPKERQILSSNVNYTKFEQLLIASVQQALSGTGIDPKSSTTGLIISTTKGNISLLETNDNTAELQQRISLNTSAKLVADYFGFGTQPIIISNACISGVMAIITAARLIKSGVYQSVVVTGADVVSKFVVSGFQSFQALSSERCKPFDASRNGLNLGEGAATVILSGDEKYAGYIRITGGAVSDDANHISGPSRTGEELEFAIQQAMNEAELASCDIDTISAHGTATPYNDDMEAKAITNAGLQHVPTVGVKAFYGHTLGAAGLIESILAAESMRHSLITATLGFEETGTSPISINTTNKTAEIKHALKTASGFGGCNAALILSK, from the coding sequence ATGGCAAAGCACGTATACCTGGTTGCCGACAATATTTTCTCGCCCCTGGGCGACACCACCGCTGTAAACTTCGTGAGTATAAGAAAGGGCATCTCCGGCGTTCAGGTTCATGACCGCCCCGACCTTTCCGATGTTCAGCTCGCGGCATCTTTGTTCCCCAAAGAGCGGCAAATATTAAGCAGTAACGTTAATTACACCAAATTTGAACAGCTGCTGATCGCTTCGGTTCAACAAGCGTTAAGCGGCACAGGTATCGACCCCAAAAGTTCAACAACAGGGTTGATCATTTCTACAACCAAAGGCAACATCAGTCTGCTCGAGACAAACGATAATACGGCCGAACTTCAGCAACGCATATCCTTAAATACGTCTGCCAAGTTAGTGGCCGATTATTTCGGTTTTGGAACTCAACCCATCATAATTTCAAACGCGTGTATTTCAGGCGTGATGGCTATTATTACAGCCGCGCGGCTGATCAAATCCGGTGTTTATCAAAGTGTGGTTGTTACCGGGGCAGATGTTGTATCAAAGTTTGTTGTGTCGGGGTTTCAATCTTTCCAGGCTTTGAGCAGCGAACGCTGTAAACCATTTGATGCCAGCCGCAACGGATTAAATTTAGGCGAGGGCGCGGCAACGGTTATTTTATCCGGAGATGAAAAGTATGCAGGCTACATCAGGATAACTGGCGGCGCAGTATCTGACGACGCTAACCATATTTCAGGACCGTCGCGTACCGGAGAGGAATTGGAGTTTGCCATACAACAAGCCATGAACGAAGCAGAGTTAGCAAGCTGCGACATCGATACGATATCGGCCCACGGCACAGCTACACCCTATAACGATGATATGGAAGCAAAAGCCATTACCAACGCCGGTTTACAGCACGTGCCTACCGTCGGTGTTAAAGCTTTTTATGGCCATACGCTTGGTGCAGCAGGGTTGATCGAAAGCATACTTGCCGCCGAAAGTATGCGCCATAGCTTAATCACCGCGACTTTAGGTTTTGAGGAAACCGGGACATCGCCTATAAGCATCAACACGACTAACAAGACGGCAGAGATAAAACACGCGTTAAAAACGGCATCAGGTTTTGGAGGATGTAACGCTGCTTTAATCCTTAGTAAATAA
- a CDS encoding M16 family metallopeptidase — protein MEYQVYTLPNGLRLLHHPVNSNITHCCIVINAGSRDEKPGQDGLAHFIEHLIFKHTKRRNTSQILNRLELVGADLNAYTTKEYTCVHASFLNEHLERTLDLFEDIVFHSTFPENEIEKERGVILDEIASYLDQPEEAIQDDFEGLLFEGHSMGCNILGAPESVSALSQQNIKDFIAENYLPSQIVIGVSGKYPPAKLTKLAEKYFGHLASSVPDKKRVAPPVSKPQLVKAAKPINQTHCIMGLQAYPSNHPLKSALLLLNNLLGGMGMSSRLNMEIREKYGIAYTIESSYVPFTDTGIFNIYFGTDAEKAERALKLVGKELKKLRDNKLGTIQLQQAKQKFCGQIALAEEGRMSLVISMTKSLLDFNRVDSLDEVMAKINAVTADELLEISNELLDESKMVTLIFEPEEETKS, from the coding sequence ATGGAATACCAGGTTTATACCTTGCCGAATGGGCTCCGTTTACTGCATCATCCCGTAAATTCTAACATCACCCATTGCTGCATCGTTATCAATGCCGGCTCGCGCGATGAAAAGCCGGGCCAGGACGGTCTGGCGCACTTTATTGAACACCTGATATTTAAACACACCAAACGACGGAATACTTCGCAGATTTTAAACCGTCTGGAACTGGTTGGTGCCGACTTAAACGCTTATACTACTAAAGAATACACTTGTGTGCATGCTTCTTTTTTAAATGAGCACTTAGAGCGTACGCTCGACCTTTTTGAGGACATTGTTTTCCATTCTACCTTCCCCGAAAATGAAATTGAAAAAGAGCGCGGTGTGATCCTTGATGAGATAGCGTCTTACCTTGATCAGCCCGAAGAAGCCATCCAGGACGATTTCGAAGGCCTTTTATTTGAAGGGCACAGCATGGGCTGCAATATATTAGGCGCGCCCGAAAGTGTGTCTGCACTATCGCAGCAAAATATCAAAGACTTTATTGCAGAGAATTACCTTCCGTCGCAGATAGTGATAGGTGTATCGGGTAAATACCCGCCTGCGAAACTCACTAAGTTGGCAGAGAAATATTTCGGTCACCTGGCTTCCTCAGTTCCTGATAAAAAGCGCGTCGCCCCGCCGGTTTCAAAGCCCCAGCTTGTAAAGGCGGCAAAGCCAATCAATCAGACGCATTGCATTATGGGTTTGCAGGCATACCCATCAAATCACCCGCTTAAAAGCGCTTTGCTGCTGTTGAACAACCTTTTGGGCGGTATGGGTATGAGCAGCCGCTTGAACATGGAGATCCGCGAAAAATACGGAATTGCCTATACTATTGAATCGTCTTACGTGCCTTTTACAGATACCGGCATCTTTAACATTTACTTTGGCACAGATGCCGAAAAAGCAGAAAGGGCATTGAAACTGGTGGGTAAAGAATTGAAAAAGCTGCGCGACAATAAGTTAGGGACAATACAGTTGCAGCAGGCTAAACAAAAGTTTTGCGGACAAATAGCGCTGGCCGAAGAGGGCCGAATGAGCTTGGTGATTTCCATGACCAAAAGCCTTCTTGATTTTAACCGGGTAGATTCTTTGGACGAAGTTATGGCTAAAATAAATGCTGTCACTGCCGATGAATTGCTGGAGATCAGCAACGAACTGCTCGATGAGTCTAAGATGGTTACGCTGATCTTTGAACCTGAAGAGGAGACAAAAAGTTAG
- a CDS encoding 3-hydroxyacyl-ACP dehydratase, which yields MFPQDATTLIPQQQPFVMVNGLVFADDKSAKTSFEIIGDNPMCINGIFQEGGLLENMAQTAAAYAGFIASQNNEPVKKGFIGAVNNFEVLRLPTQGDQLLTEVNVVDEVMGVTVVWGKVFCYSELIASAELKIFISD from the coding sequence ATGTTTCCACAAGATGCCACTACTCTGATTCCGCAGCAGCAGCCATTTGTGATGGTTAACGGGTTGGTTTTTGCTGATGATAAAAGCGCTAAAACTTCGTTTGAAATTATTGGCGATAATCCGATGTGCATCAATGGCATTTTTCAGGAAGGCGGATTGCTAGAAAATATGGCGCAAACTGCTGCCGCATATGCCGGGTTCATTGCTAGTCAAAACAACGAGCCGGTTAAAAAAGGGTTTATCGGCGCGGTAAACAATTTTGAGGTTTTAAGATTACCTACACAAGGAGATCAACTTTTAACAGAAGTTAATGTAGTTGATGAGGTTATGGGTGTAACGGTTGTTTGGGGCAAGGTTTTTTGCTATAGTGAATTAATTGCGAGTGCAGAACTAAAAATATTTATTTCCGACTGA
- a CDS encoding 3-oxoacyl-ACP synthase, with translation MKKDAVVFEEMPTSTHEFLASHYKSLGINYPKFYKMDNLSKLGFLAAEVLLSDTNIKFYAAEEVGVILSNANSSLDADIKYWHSAQDVPSPALFVYTLPNIVIGEICIRNGFKGEHAFYVTPEFDQQFIFQQAQYLLKSGRLKACICGWVEVLGDVYEAKVFLVENKT, from the coding sequence GTGAAAAAAGATGCTGTGGTCTTTGAGGAGATGCCAACCAGCACACATGAGTTTTTAGCGTCCCATTATAAAAGCCTGGGTATCAATTATCCAAAGTTTTATAAGATGGACAATCTGAGCAAGTTGGGTTTCCTTGCGGCGGAGGTTTTGTTGAGCGATACCAATATTAAATTTTACGCTGCAGAAGAGGTTGGTGTAATCTTATCCAACGCGAATTCGAGCCTCGACGCGGATATCAAGTACTGGCACTCTGCACAGGACGTACCAAGCCCTGCACTGTTTGTTTATACATTGCCCAATATCGTTATTGGCGAAATTTGTATCCGTAACGGTTTTAAAGGCGAGCATGCCTTTTATGTGACACCCGAATTCGACCAACAATTTATCTTTCAGCAAGCGCAATATCTTTTAAAAAGTGGCAGACTTAAAGCGTGCATTTGTGGTTGGGTTGAGGTGCTGGGTGATGTTTATGAAGCGAAGGTTTTTTTGGTGGAGAATAAAACCTAA